In one Lolium rigidum isolate FL_2022 chromosome 3, APGP_CSIRO_Lrig_0.1, whole genome shotgun sequence genomic region, the following are encoded:
- the LOC124696337 gene encoding uncharacterized protein LOC124696337, which yields MGWWRRQQADVDQAIDEEEDGGWHDTVEDAPPPSQQAVSAASFNTAHHERELAELNGVVEARVAALSRATIEHENARLDDRRVIGELVARRAALVAIVGACYLLELPSPERVMIQRNAGHLSPAAPRVDVVGLTYHRLGRLETDRTAEGARWLPSFGSASWVPHITGCLYITFPNSPFIPLQYRDPCPPHLGLLPPPPSLQKRFHFCVAGAMKCSDGDVLGFSVGLGSRKRSPEYPCVSRLRQRRLLALLNRQELYNTFDALICESDALMYPGHLTKLVEAGRWEEAFHYLSRFLPSDRLLSVHGRTLLHFLRVHKAIDDIVAGAPEGRAVSAALKLCFTLDAFRSKGIIKLRAMLWSLVCYTEKRDSLDLDRVRDKAASIIVDLISQTPELKDHMRCARGPVKPHNVLPIGFGFRPRRHVRKRGPIPGSLLVSHYLRKRRMLPSSTSTSTHCEALSFASLIEAKGRMVDLVDTTLKEGKRNQGCPLQSVSNKGAPVGPVSQTNLGASRTPATHSSLSLDTDLELKVREWAVYLTDDRLEAWPDTSQGYLHIRRSVDKGVAQVSQTIPDTWTTPAESSAIPSFTKADAPSLLQVKRPAMYQYGISPVADAGVLPSQAMSAMWPCPYDRPFISTVKNAGALSSKGISNNCASPYEYSVVSIVKNTGTLPSETMSAIGASPSEISLISAVTNAGTHEHFSGEHCYTENGCPGFSPRKNPRMELTTVARP from the exons atggggtggtggaggaggcagcAGGCAGACGTGGATCAAGccatcgacgaggaggaggacggcggctgGCACGACACCGTCGAGGATGCGCCACCGCCGAGCCAGCAAGCCGTGTCAGCTGCCTCATTCAACACTGCACACCACGAGCGTGAACTCGCGGAGTTGAACGGTGTCGTCGAGGCGCGTGTGGCCGCGCTTTCTCGTGCCACCATCGAGCACGAGAACGCGCGTCTGGATGACCGCCGGGTCATAGGTGAGTTGGTCGCGCGGAGGGCCGCGCTGGTTGCCATAGTGGGTGCTTGCTACCTGCTCGAGCTCCCCTCGCCCGAGCG TGTGATGATTCAGCGCAACGCGGGGCACCTTTCGCCGGCTGCTCCGCGCGTGGACGTGGTGGGTCTCACGTATCACCGGCTGGGACGGCTCGAGACGGATCGGACGGCTGAAGGCGCCCGCTGGCTTCCTTCGTTCGGGAGCGCGTCGTGGGTCCCACATATTACCGGCTGCCTTTATATAACGTTCCCCAATTCTCCCTTCATCCCGCTCCAATACAGAGATCCATGCCCACCCCACCTCGGCCTcctgccgcctcccccctccctccAGAAGAGATTCCACTTCTGCGTCGCCGGCGCTATGAAGTGCTCCGACGGCGACGTGTTGGGGTTCTCCGTCGGGTTGGGCAGCCGCAAGCGTTCGCCGGAGTACCCCTGCGTGTCGCGCCTTCGCCAGCGGCGACTCCTCGCCTTGCTCAATCGGCAGGAACTCTACAACACCTTCGACGC GCTTATCTGCGAGTCGGATGCGCTCATGTACCCGGGGCATCTCACCAAGCTCGTGGAGGCGGGCCGGTGGGAGGAGGCATTCCACTACCTCTCCCGCTTCCTGCCGTCCGACCGTCTGCTCTCCGTCCACGGCCGCACACTCCTCCACTTTCTCCGCGTGCACAAGGCCATCGACGACATCGTTGCCGGAGCGCCCGAGGGCCGCGCCGTCTCCGCGGCTCTCAAGCTCTGCTTCACCCTCGACGCTTTCCGCAGCAAGGGCATCATCAAGCTCCGTGCGATGCTCTGGTCACTCGTCTGCTACACCGAAAAAAG GGACTCCCTGGACTTGGACCGGGTCAGAGACAAGGCGGCGTCCATCATCGTTGACTTGATTTCTCAAACTCCAGAGCTGAAAGACCATATGAGATGCGCCCGCGGTCCAGTGAAACCCCACAACGTACTCCCCATCGGCTTCGG TTTCCGTCCAAGGCGCCACGTGAGGAAGCGAGGCCCCATCCCAGGCTCTCTTCTTGTCAGCCACTATCTTCGTAAGAGGAGGAT GCTTCCTTCTTCAACTTCAACTTCAACTCACTGTGAAGCGTTAAGTTTTG CATCCTTAATTGAGGCAAAGGGACGGATGGTGGATCTTGTTG ATACAACTTTGAAAGAGGGTAAGCGAAATCAAGGGTGCCCACTTCAATCTGTCTCTAACAAAG GTGCTCCTGTTGGTCCAGTATCACAGACTAATCTTGGTGCATCCAGGACTCCAGCTACACATTCTAGCCTGTCATTGGACACCGACCTTG AGCTCAAGGTGAGGGAATGGGCAGTTTATCTTACAG ATGATCGGTTAGAAGCCTGGCCAGACACGAGTCAAGGGTATCTGCATATTCGTCGATCTGTCGACAAGGGTG TTGCCCAAGTCTCACAGACTATCCCTGATACCTGGACGACGCCTGCTGAAAGTTCTGCAATTCCATCATTCACAAAAGCCG ATGCTCCATCCTTGTTGCAGGTGAAACGACCTGCTATGTATCAATATGGGATTTCACCAGTGGCAGATGCAG GTGTTCTACCCTCACAGGCCATGTCTGCTATGTGGCCATGTCCTTATGATCGCCCTTTCATTTCAACAGTGAAAAATGCAG GTGCTCTGTCCTCTAAGGGCATTTCTAATAATTGTGCATCTCCTTATGAATACTCTGTGGTCTCAATAGTGAAAAATACAG GTACTCTACCCTCAGAGACCATGTCAGCTATCGGGGCATCTCCTTCTGAAATCTCTCTGATCTCAGCAGTGACAAATGCAG GTACACATGAGCATTTTAGTGGAGAACATTGCTATACTGAGAATGGTTGCCCGGGTTTCAGTCCAAGGAAGAATCCAAGGATGGAACTGACAACTGTGGCAAGGCCATAA